Genomic segment of Populus nigra chromosome 6, ddPopNigr1.1, whole genome shotgun sequence:
aaaaatatagatgtaatttaaatgttaaaataaattattattaatattatttcataataattaaaattattaatttaatcattaataaatttgaaagaaatattattgatgattttatttgaagggtaaaattaaaaattattattattattatcattagtaaattaaaaaaactattattactatcaaataaaaaccataaaatattttttaaaaagattaaaaaatataaaaacttaggcagacaaattcaatattattattaatattattaaaaaaatttaaaaaacattattactaTAAGAACTATAAAAACATGGACggaacaagtttaatattattattaatattataatgatattatttttattatagttaatattattactataataattaataaatttaaatgggTCCTGCCACAAGACCCATTAGTCATAGATCCAGAAACGGAACAAATTAGATATCGGTCCAGACTGCGGACCTAAAAGAATTAGGTCCTGCCGTAGGACCCATTAGATCCATTCGTCATGGATCCTGCAACGGACCCATTCGTCATGGATCATGCAACGGACCATTCACCATGGGTACTAATGGGTCCGGCGAACGACCCAATTTTCTCAGGTCCGGATGCTATACCCAATTCTTTTTTATGAAGACCCAAGGCTAATGAGTCCACCGCCAAAACCCAATTCTCTTGAGAGCTATGCTAGGATCCATTCTTTTGAGTCTAACATTAGGTTCTAACGTTAATGGATCCTGATGTTTGAACCCAACATTGATGAGTCTTGCAGCAGAATTCAATTCTCTTGATCTGTGAcataccttaatttttttatatattagattttaataatattttttttattaaaaaagaaaaatctgtaGCATAGTGTGTGTCTATAACTAACACACACTTCGCTTGTAATTATTGTCATCAAACACAAAACAATCACAGAATTTACTCAGATATTTGACTATTAGGTGAGGTGAGGTGAGTAAgagttttttcattattttttttttatgtttagtataataacaataacaacaataataataattgaagaaatccaaactTTATCagaaataacaaacaaaaacccccttcacatccattttcttttagtttccaGGAAACGACAAGAAATCTGGCAAATCTTGGAGGATTGAGAGCTCGCTTGTCGTTGAAGCAAGCAATATCAGATTGCCAAAACGACGACGAAGAGTGTCGACGTTGGCGTTTCAGGCTTTCCTCTTCGATGGCTGCTTTTACATGGGGTTCTCTTCTTAGGatcactttctttcttctccttattGCCGCTGTTGTTTTCGGCTTCTTCACTCTCCCTGTTGAAAAGGTTCCATTTTTCCATCCGGGTTTCTCTCacttatactttttttttatgatgtgggttttttttcctcttttgtgtttgattttgatttggagTTTTTGGTTGATTCATAGCGTATTGTGGTTTTCTGTTTTAGGGTTGTGTGGTGTTTCTGGTGTGGATGCATTTGTGGGTTTTTAGGTACAGTTATGGTTTTGCTTGTCTGTCTTTGAAATTGAACTTATTGGAGTGTGTTTCTGTGCAATGTGATCGTGCCCCAGTTTCATTTCCATGTAGCGATATATAATTTTGAACTAAATTGATTCTTTATTCAGTGTTTAAACTAATGGGACACTCCCCGGATTTGTTGTGGGCTGATAAGAGACAAATGAAAATGTGTGTTTTGTTATTATGGTTAATGTTGCATATTGATTCAGGTTATTCTTACTTAAGTATGTAACTGTAATGCAATCTCTATTCTCTCTGCTATCATCTCTGTGTGGTTGTTAATTTTCATGTGGGGAATGTGGTAAAGATCTGTTGCAGTGACAGGACTTTGTTCTGAATTACTAGATTCGTTGTTGCCTTACTTAAGTGgatgttttgtatgttttttacaATGTGTCATGCCCCAAGTCTCTTGCATTGGGTGTCTGTGTCCTGTGATCGTGAAAGTGACCCCGGCTAGCACTTTTGGCTGAAGAACTATGGATGATGGGCCTCTAGTATTACATTGCGCTGATAATGAATGAGTGTGCATCGTTTATGCTTGAAATTGTGTATTTGTATTGACTAAAGAGGTTTTCCTTGCAGATTTTGAAGGATTTCTTGTTATGGGTTGAGCAGGATCTTGGACCTTGGGGTCCTCTCGTACTGTAAGTCAATTTTATATACCCAATGTTCCTTGCACTTTTTAATTTACTGGATATTAAATTGCTTACCTCGATTTCCTTAGCTGACTGTGCATGGCCATAAATAGTTCCTATACTTATTCATTGGGAAACCCTTTGCCTCTCGATTTCTCAGCTTGTAATCAATCACTCGAACCTTTATGTTTATAACCCACCCACCCCCCTCCGCACTGTCACAAAGTACATCGAAAACAATTGACCTTCCATCTCACTTTTATCTAGTAATTTACAGGGCTGTTGCATATATTCCTCTAACAGTCTTGGCTGTTCCAGCAGCAGTGCTTACTGTAAGTATTGATAATCTCTCTGGTGTTTTTGCCTGCTTAgttatcttttcttaatattttaaataatcaattatttcattctgttgttttctattttgtCTTATCTGCCCTTTGTTTGTTCTCTAACTTCCGAACTCCCAATTCTTTGACTTTGATCTTTCTCCCCCTGCATATCTTCAAGCAGTCATGGAAGAAAATTTTGCATGTATAAGCTATAGCTCTCTTGTAACTTGGTCTCCATATTTCAGCTTGGTGGTGGATATCTTTTTGGGTTGCCACTGGGCTTTGTTGCTGATTCTATTGGTGCCACCATTGGTGCCGGGGCAGCTTTTCTTCTAGGAAGAACGGTAAGCTATTAGACTCTTACAATGGTATATACTTCCTAGTTTCAGCAGTATAATATTCATAGAAGGAGAAGATGAGTGCCTTTTTGCTATTGAATCTTATGCTAACTCGCTCATCTAAGCTTACTTTTGTTGTTTATAGAATACCATTAATGACTTgagaaaagaaggaaacaaTGTATTTCTTGTTATGtactttcatttctttttggtGTTTAATTCTTATTAGCTTTTCTATGTTTGATACTGCAAGTGAGtgtttaatttatatcttattCTCATGCCTTCAGATTGGGAGATCTTTTGTTGTCTCTAAGTTGAAGGATTATCCGAAGTTTAGGTCAGTTGCAATTGCAATTCAGAAGTCTGGCTTCAAGGTTTGTGTACTTCTTAATTGATCCTCAAAACTCCAGTGATTTTGTTTCAACATATATTTCCAGGTtccatgtttttccttttctttcctgtccatttaattctaattttgCTGTATCTCTTCTATGAAATCTCTaaactttcttattttgttgcacAGATTGTTCTGCTGCTACGACTTGTTCCTTTACTGCCCTTTAACATGCTGAATTACCTGCTTTCTGTCACTCCTGTTCCGATAGGGGAATACATGCTGGCTTCCTGGATAGGAATGATGGTATGTTCACTCATCCAGCAGTACTCTCTGAATTTATCTTAATGCCATAGTGCGATACAAAAGTTTTGCTTATGAAATGACATGTATTTAAAATGCTGCAGTGTGATACAAAAGTTTTGTGTATTTAAAATTCTGCAGTGATACAAAAGTTTTGCTATGAAATGCCaaatatgtatttaaaaaaagatgtttattttcttgtgaataAATTGAAAGATGGGTGGGTGCTTGATGGGCCTGTTGAGCCATGTTGAAGTGATGTGGTCTCCACTTTGATTGCCCCCCATTTGGTATAAATTCTGAAGCATGTTTTGCAACATTTTTGCCTGACATGTGCACTGAAAGATTGTTTGGTGTGAAGATTACTGACCAAAGGGAGGGAGTCCCAGCCCATAGAAGAACTGGCTTATTACTGTGGGCGGTACTTGATGACTTGTTTTAACAATTGTTATGCTTAGTGCTTTTATTAAGCTAGAGCGATGTGAAGTTTATGGACCAAACATTTCAATTACTGGCTAGTTTGTCTCGTGTAAAtccagaaaacaaagaaaaattggtttaaaaaaatgcGGAAATCtaaggtttttcttttgttgtcaaTTCTTCTCTGAAATGTCATTAATTACTTATTATGTTAGCTCACGAGATGTTCATGAAAGAATTTAATTGAGAAGGTAGTACTGGTTAGAGTCATGCCACTGTATCTAACGTGGTATTTCTTACAGCCAATAACACTTGCTTTCGTATACATTGGAACAACTCTCAAGGATCTTTCTGATGTGACGCATGGGTGGAGTGAGTTTTCAACAACTCGTTGGGTAAGGAccctatttttttcatatatgctCTTAACTTTTGAGTCATTTTCTGAGTCATCTTTTTCATCTATAGTCTGATATATTTGTGGCTCTTTTACTGTGGATGTAGGTATATATCATATTGGGCCTTCTTGTATCTGGTAAGTTGCAATGACATGCCAACATGCGtctttcctcctcctcctcctcttctttgaGGTTTGAAtggtcataaaaaaaattaatgcccTGTCTATTGaaaacattttcttcttcttcggaGTTCCCATGGGGAGAGGTTTTAAtggtcttaaaaaaattaatgcccAGTCTAGTGAAAACATCACCATTAATTGTTAAGTGCCAATTATAATTACTCAGGATTCAgttatcaattttgattatgTAGCCATTTTGTTCAAGATTTGGGAACAATGGGGAGATAATGGTACTAAAAGGAGTTGGTGATTTTCAATATAAATGGAAGGAGCTAAATAGAAGTGGACACAGTGAAAGTTGTTCCTGTGTTTGTTGGGGCTTGTTTACTGAAAATGTCAACTTTGTGAAGTGCCGGTTATAATAACTACATGGGATTTGTTTAACAAGTTGGATCCTACAGCCACGTGGCTTGAGACTTTGACCTTTGAGGACAATGAGGAAACTTATGGTAGTATAAAGTAGTAAGCAATTGTCAATGCATATCAAGAAGTCAAATGAACTTAACGTTGTGTTGTGTGGCTGTCTCCTTGTCTGCATCTAATCACCGATTAAGTGATAATTGAGTGGGAATAACGTAGTGATTTGATGACCTGATAAAGAAAATGTTGTGAaacagaaggagaaaaaaagtaaccaatgccaaaaaaaaagtgCTCAAGAATTTTTATATGTGAAACTCAACTTCAAAACTATCTTTTTGACGCATGCGAGTAAAACTTGAACTGACCAGTGATTTTCTTTCAACCTTCGAAAAGTGGTCCTTAAATTTATCAATGTTAGATAGTTGCGTTGAGAGAATTTGaatgcagcagcaacaacaaagtCTTAATCCCAAACTAGATTGAGAGAAATTGAATAGGCATTGTGGCTGTATATCATGGATTACTTCAATTTGAAATCTAATGACAACCTTCGTTTGTCCTGTTATCTTGTCTGAACTCTGACTgtatttacatttttatttatttgtttattgcaGTGGTTCTAATCTTTTGTGTTACTAAAGTCGCCAAGTCTGCCTTGGATAAAGCTTTGGCCGAAAATGAAGATCTAGATTTCATATTGGCCTCGTCACAATTAACTATTGTGGCGGATATTCCTGTTAATCTGAACCAGCCTCTTATTATCAAGATAGACCCATCTGAAGACAagcatgaaaaatgaaattcataATTCGTGTAAATTCTTTTCGTACCTTTTTGATGGGCAATGCTCTTATTTAATAGCTCACCATTAAGTGCCTGTCATTTGTTATTCGCATATCTGTACAGTCCGatcttttacaaaaagaaaaagaagaaaaggttaaaaataaacaaatttgtaGGTATGGATTGAAGTGGCTGATCGGCATTTAAAATAGTGTTGAATGAGCTTTGTATTCTCTATTGGGATTAAAAAATCACCGAAGAATGAAAGAAATCATTGTTTCTAATGCGTTTTGCTATCGATATGTTGTCTTTGAAATATCTGTgttcttatttttatggttttgatatcttcatgatgttttttcaatctaaatacactttaaaaagaATCCGAACTACCATGCCAACTTATATTAAATTCAAGGGTCTTTTTGGATGGAAAGGGTTACCAGCATCACCATTTAGAGgagggattttgtttttttgatcaaatgcaCGTATACATATAAATTAGATCAAAAGTGACAATGCTGGTTCGAACCAGCATGAACAAAATATACAAAGCAAATGCACGACGGAACAGGCTCCctttgaaacttaaaaaaggGGAACAAACTCCCAAGAAAAAGGCATGCAAGCTGTTACAGGGTTAAATTCGTTAGGGTGTAGGCTGATGAAAGCATTGCTGGATAGTAGCTACGGGGTGGCAGCCCGCGTGATAGTAGTGAAAATCAGCAGCATGCGTGTGCGGCAGCATGCAATAGCAGCGCAGCAGTGTGTTGACGAGAGCTAGAGACTTGGATGATGGATTGTTCAAGGCTCGACGAAACAGTGCTGGAATGACGTAATGAGACAGTGTCAAATTCGACAGCACTGATGAGATCGGCAACATCGAGGAATTCGGTAGCGTCGACCAAATCGGTAGCAAGGGCTGACGATAGGTCTGGGCGATGGACAATCCATGATTGGACGTAATACACTACTGGCATGAATGGCAGTGTGCATAGGCAGATTCGACAGCAGTGTGCGTCAATGATCCGACAGGACATGGGTTGATGTTCGGCAGGAATCCTAACTTGGACGATGGACAGTCCAAGGCATGTAGACACCTATTCTGGCAGCGTGGAAGTTGGCAGAAGGGACAGCTAGCTTGTTGGGTGGCCGGCTATGGAAGAAGCAGTAGTTGCGAGCAGTTATATGCAATTTTCCAAAAGACCAAACTGACCAGAACGAGGCCCATGTCTTGAGAGGCAGTTATGTTGTATTATTCCATGTAATAGGCTGTATATAGGGTGTAGCATGCAATGTTCTGGTAGGCAGCAAAACACTTGTGCATGACACACACTAATGGACTTGTGTATCCTTTGTTGACGAAACTAATGAAGGTTGGAAATGTTTTCCTGTAATATCTTGTGTGCTTGATTCTGTATATTtttgcttgtgtattccgcttgtcTATGTTACGGGAGTGAGTGTGGGAAACCTCTTGGTGAGGGAAACACTTAGTtgctaggcaaacacgagtgagGTGAGGGAAAAGGCTGAGTCTAGCAGGGCTAGGCTACTGCGCGAGATTTGTTTTTGGGATGAAAAATCGACCCATGTCACAAGCCGCAGGGTAACAAACTGATTTGGTTAGCCTAGAAACCTAGTCAGAGAGAAGGTGCCAAGCCTACATGCCATGAACAAGAAACTGAAGCCGCTACCATGCAGAAACGCACAAGAACGCAGCTGATCAACAAGAGCAAAACAGACGACACTGCAAGCCAAATGAGCCACCAAAAGACCAACAGCCGATAAGCAACAGAGGAAAATAGAACCCATAATTCCAAATTAGCAGGAGACGAAGATTGCCAAAGAACTAGCACTGCAAAGAAGACAGCCTCTGATGTGACCAAGCACTAACAAAACAATTGATTGATAAAGGATAGAAGATTCCTGTTGCTTAAATGACGCGGTTGTTGGATACGATCCGTATTGTGGGTCAAGGTAAAATCAAGTGCTCCCTGGAAGTTGTGGCATTTGGTGAACAGTAAACACCATTGTTGACAGATGATAGGAAGTACTGTTTGATAGCATAGTTGGAGTTGGTGTTATCTGTTGAGGCAGCAATTTGTATGGTCCCGACCAGCATGTTATTGAACAACTTACTACTGAGAAGCCATGGTCCCCCCCATATTGTATGTTGAGATCCAAAATCAAAGGTAACACTTTCACATATTAAAATGCTTTAGGGGGTTAGAAAAGTTTGTTCGAGACTTGAACAGGAGGAAATCCAAAAGCAATTCCAATGATGAAAGGTGAAGCAAGATCATATGCAGCCTCatcatgaaaatatttaaatgcaTTGTGGGTTCCATTGGctgtctttatttttcttactttctcTAACAAACGAAAGGAAAGCCAGATATggtaattttacaagtttttgtTGCCATATTTCAGCTTTCCCGTTGTCTTCTTGTGTTCAACTTTGGTGGTGGTTAGGTCCTACCATTTCCACTGTGAAAGGCTAGGACCCTAAAATCTAAGCATCACATCCATCCATTctccaaaacctaaaaaaacaaacaaaaaaaagttctgGTACTATATATATCCTTATAAATGAAGCACAAACCTAGCTAAGTGAACGGGTCTAAATATCTTTTTGTCAGATTTCATGGTGACCAAACATTTCGAGACCCTGAGAGGAAAACTAGCAGGTTTCAGCATCTTTCATCTTAAGGGCTGCATCAATGGTTGTCATGATCATACACAGACATCAGGATTTGAAAGCAGAGTCTTGAACTTGAGTGACAGGCCAATTGAACTGCAGATAAGGGTTCGATCAATACTGAAAAAGGTGCATACGTTGAAGCCTTGTTCTTCTAAGAGACTAAAATGCCAGAGCATAAACAAAGCCTACATGCCTAATAGGAGTGGCAGTACTAGTAGTGGAGGTATGAAGAGCAATATTACTATGATGAAGCACGTCACCTTTACATTTGGGTGCATGACACTGGAGGTGATTTCTCTAGGATGGTCAAGCAGCAATATGTTAGCCTTGAGGATCTGAGGGATTACTCTAAGAATTGAATTTCCAGGGATCATCAAAGAGGCTGCATATCCGTCTGCAAGAAACCCAGGCCTAGTTTTTGTTGACTTTTCATTGAATTTATATAGTTTGTGTTGGGTGGTTAATGAAAATCAAAGCTTGTTTTCCTGTCCACATCTTTAACATTACTTTCAATTTGTcttgctttttaattaattatgtgtcTTGAAAATTACAGATTGTGTTATCACAATACGACATGTATGCTAAAGAATGGTAATGTATTAGTGTAGCCTCTTTTCTTGCTTCTCTAATTGGTTCAGTACAATTTTGATGTTAAATACTTTCACTCTTATGTTTATATTGTCAAGGATGATATcatggaagaggaagaagttgaagaATACACGTACACGATACGTGAGATGTTTCATCGGCTatcaacattgaaaattaaCAGTTTGtcgaatgtttttttaagaatgaCACTTGCCCAGAAGAAAACTGTAGGAAAGATGCACATACCagaaaagttttttataaataatatattaatagacTATGGTTACAACAAACCTGAAATTGCAACCATATTTAATTGAATCAAccctaataaaatttaaaattctaaaaccaATCCGTAACTCTAACTAAAATTCAAAcccaaaattaaaattcaaatccaaaaacacaaatacgTGGTTGTATCTGCGTTTGAAGCAACCACAACCAAACAATTATTTAGTAACATTCAAAATGCAATTTATTCTTAATGGGGCCCATTGAGTTTTGTGTTTAAAACGCAGGTAAAAGCAAAGCAACTCTCGACTACTTTTCTTCTCTGGACTGTTCATTAAAATGAGCAGtgcgtttttttttctccagaaAACAAGTGcaatgaattaaaaattcaCTCGCATTGTTcacgttcacgtgaacagtaatattttttttttgaaaacctagtttagagtgaattaaatttacttgcactataatcttaattttattcctgataatattttaactaattttattgcatgctcaaaaaatcatgaaaactgtagttcttgtcggatggaTTTTGTACATaatagaattgtagatagtttaatggaacaataaaaaatattttatataaagtattgtttatttcatgatgtaatagtagtagttaaatctacaatatttaaatttaaaaccatatatataaccttaatttaaaaagcattcttaaccaaatatatataaatatcaaaccaatctcaactaaaaaaactttttataaaataatttttttcaaactataaccACAAAagttaccacaataccaaacacagaTCCCCAATCCAAATCCTAAACAATCCATcttgtcacttttttttttattgtttctatcacataattattgttttaaaattattttactggTATTAAATCCAACCCAATAATCTCTTATAACattatctctgtttttttcctaacctattataaacaatttaaaatgtttCATTATTCAAGTTTTATTACCATTGTTACAATCTTCATTTAGTTATTGTGACATCACAATGTGGTCTATAATAATTATCTTTCTTAATCTCATTACTTTCCATAACTATATTGCCTTCATTCACCTAGAAAAACATGGTTTGGAATTCTAAGCAACCTAATTATAGAAATTCAAATTATgctcaacaataataaaatttcaaaattagtaagtctaaaacaataattaactaGCTAATTGATTCACTTAACCATTTTTCCTTGCTTTACTCTTTCACATGAAAATGTATAGTTTGAAATTCTACTACTCCAAcataaatatgaaaattcataatttgttcaACAATAATAATGCCTCAAATTGGCAAgcctaaaacaattataaaaatagaatcaaatacaagtaaaataaaatatgaactcgatcgtcattaaaaaataacaaatatatacaaCTAATACTATAATATATAACCAACTATATCTAAGCCTGTTGCTTTTTGATGGAATGGCTTCATCTACAACACGTCATGGGTATATATGTTTGGGTGCATAATCAGTTATGATATCATTTAGATGTGATGCCTCTCTGATTGAATCAAGAGTAGAGTGGCAAGCACAAAATCAATTGGATGCTAGGGCATGTTGTACATTATCAGCAGGCTTATGAACCATAGTAGTAGCTCGTTGATCCCCGTGTAAGTTTATCTCAGCCTAATATTAACATGACATGTATCAatccatatataaaatataaaactcattgtttataatatgttattgaaaaaataataaatgcatACAATTCTATTAACCTACTCCAAAACATTTACTAAAGTCACAAGATGTACCTTTATAAAATTCTCCCTACCATGataataattcttaattatcattatttttaccgTGATGACTAATTACATGCAGTTCATCATTTATGTTGATGTTAATTGGAATGTGTTACTACCACATGAATTGTCACATAACATGATTGAAGTAATGTCCACCATTACTAATGTCCATGTGTCCCTAGAATCTTTACAAACTTTGAAAGCATCTAAGAGCTCATCCTTTAAGTAAGGTGTCTGCTCAAcctatacataaaaaaaacactttattataaataattccACATAAAAAGAGACTATGTAGTGGGTGTGTAGAGAagacaatcaaagaaaaaaaaatagaaaaacttttGTAACTTATATCTGATAAAATGATAGAACATGAATTAGATTATCTATAAATATCCTAGTCCCATGCCACTTGGCATTACAAACCATAAATATATCACATGTttaatctaattataatttatgtgcTAATGAAAAtctatttcaatatatatatatatatattacctcAATCGTGATAGCTTAAAAGTTTAATCTAACAATTGATCGCCCCTAACCTGAAAACGCCTGACATGCAGATGCTTTTAGGACTatagctataaaaaaaacatgcacaTTATTAGTGaacaatcatatatatttttataataataaatgaaatatgaaaattcaaaacacTTTGTTTCTATCATTATACCGTAAAAGAAGCAAACAACCACCGACTTGTTTggctgttttatatatatatatatatatatatatatatatatatatatatatgacatagTTATCGATATAGATTTGCAATAACTATAAACCCCTAGTTGTATAAAAGAATACCATCAGAGTCTTCTAATATGACACCACACATTTATGCAAAATCATCTACATATGTTATTGATAATAAATCTTATTATTGGCAtataaaacaagcaaaaaaaaaagataattattagAATGATTGTGATACTATGAATACGGTTCAATATTAACAtaattgaatataataaaaaaaattatagttacatGTCTTGTCTATATAGCCTACAATGTCTGACCGTTCTGCAATTATAAAATCAACCTATTAATAAAAATTGTCATGAAATTGTTGTCATTAGCATATTGGTTATGGAATCCACCGTATTGATAAACTCCATATGAACTTAAAACACCACCCCTAGTACATGGCATCATAAAGTATGAATGCAAACATGtaatatataaactataaactACTCTCAATCAGTTATTAATATTCAAACAATAGAATATAACATaataagaaacaacaacaaaaaaaaaacattagtgtCTAAACTCTTTTAATAATGTTCACATATATTATCTTGtttggaaattttttatattatgtcaTCTTTGACTACATATGCTACATCTATATTAGGTTTTTCCCTCTCTTGCATCTATCTTGTCATACAATTAAGTGGAACTTCTTCGACCTTAACCAATTCTCCATTTCAAGCGGTCTAGTTCTACATTAGGACCAATATGTAAAGGATTGAATAGAAAAGCATATGTATTTTTGTACATCTCAACATTGTATAATGAGtcaacaaacaaaatataataatcaacACGAAGTTTCACACAACATGCAAGAAAGTGTCCACATAATTGATAGATATTATGTCATTTATCATATATGCATTTCCTTCTTGCATGTTAATTGTTTGTTGAATCTCATTTTCAACACTAGGTTTAGGGAAGGTGACCTGAAAATATCTATTGTCAATGTTAAAGAGAGTTGCACATGGtctcttaatttgtttaatttgctGTGAGTTCGATGAGTAATAGTGGAGGCCACAATACACCACAGGAAATGAAATCTTGTTCATGCTCTCTTCgattaataaaataagaatttgaCCTATAAAAATCTAGCTAGACTAGAGTGGCAATAAGCAATACTAGAGTGGCAATAAGCAATAAACGTGGGCTAGGCAAAGAATCAGGTCAAGATATTTGttttgtcaatttcattttattttttaattttgttcttggttaacctgtcaattaaaccaaatttgattttaaagttGACCTactaaactaaatttaataataatatcaaataattatctataatctaaataatttttgttacatttaaattttttcatgctACTTGTGGTATAAGCCTATAAACTAGTATTATCCAAAATGAGGTGGTGagcaagaatatttttaataggccCTTTAACAAATTTGTTAAAAGCTAAAATATGGTGGGACATAATAGACCCCGGAATGTATGATAACAAACAATTGACTGGCAAGTTAGGGCAATGAAGGTTTTGCTTTGTAATTAAACAACTGCTAGTCTTCGTCGTCCTCTTCAACCTATCTGAATTAATTAAGAGCTTGATGTCTTTGAGTACTTAACATTCT
This window contains:
- the LOC133696129 gene encoding uncharacterized protein LOC133696129, with the translated sequence MAAFTWGSLLRITFFLLLIAAVVFGFFTLPVEKILKDFLLWVEQDLGPWGPLVLAVAYIPLTVLAVPAAVLTLGGGYLFGLPLGFVADSIGATIGAGAAFLLGRTIGRSFVVSKLKDYPKFRSVAIAIQKSGFKIVLLLRLVPLLPFNMLNYLLSVTPVPIGEYMLASWIGMMPITLAFVYIGTTLKDLSDVTHGWSEFSTTRWVYIILGLLVSVVLIFCVTKVAKSALDKALAENEDLDFILASSQLTIVADIPVNLNQPLIIKIDPSEDKHEK
- the LOC133695732 gene encoding LOW QUALITY PROTEIN: uncharacterized protein LOC133695732 (The sequence of the model RefSeq protein was modified relative to this genomic sequence to represent the inferred CDS: deleted 2 bases in 1 codon; substituted 2 bases at 2 genomic stop codons); the protein is MVTKHFETLRGKLAGFSIFHLKGCINGCHDHTQTSGFESRVLNLSDRPIELQIRVRSILKKVHTLKPCSSKRLKCQSINKAYMPNRSGSTXWRYEEQYYYDEARHLYIWVHDTGGDFSRMVKQQYVSLEDLRDYSKNXISRDHQRGCISVCKKPRPSFC